The Prochlorococcus sp. MIT 0801 genomic sequence TTCAACAAAAGCAATACAAGCAACCCCAAAGAAAATAAGATGGTGACCCAAAATAAATGTCAAATTATCGGGATTGTCCCATTCAAGCTTGAATTTTTGAGTAGTAGGTCCTGGCCCATCAGCCAAATCCCCATCAAAGAGCAGAGAGTGAGAAAGAGCTCCTCCTGCATAAACAAGAGAAGCAATAATATGGACAATTGCTACTGAAGCAACATTCGCTCCAGTCCAAACACCTGCATCATCAAATCCAATTCCAATAGATGCAAGATGAGCGAGAAAGATAGAGCTTTGGTGCCCCATGGCTATAGAAGGATCAAACCTAGCTAGCTCCCAAAGAGTGCTAGCTCCTGCAGCAAATGAAATTAGGCCAGTATGACCAGCATGGGCTGCAATGAACTTTCCAGCGCGGTTAGTAACCCTTGAATTACCAGCCCACCACCCGTAGGTGACATCTGGATTTCCATAGGTCTGCATATAAAACAGGGGGAATATATATTTTACAGACTACAAGTTAGTAGACTTTTTAACTATAAAAAACCAAAACAAACAAGCATTGATTAATAATCAAACATCATTTTATACTCGTGTATAAGTAAAACTTAACAGTAAGATTAGTGACTAATTATACAAAAAAGTCACTATAAGTTTAGTGTCTCAAAATACATAAATAGATAAGTTCTACTTAACTATTAATACCGTTTTTACTGTTGGAAGAGCGCAAGCGCCCTTCCAATGTTGACAGAGAAACGAACTTCGACTTCAATTCCTATCAACAGAGACTGTCATAACAAAAATCAATCATGAGTGTGAGAACAAATAATTCATTTCATATATCCAAAACAAATTGATTGGCAATGGAGTTTTATAAATCAAAGAAAATTCTTAGGGATATACGTACCAATACTAATGAAAATCTCTTCTAAGGTTTGTCCAGTTTCTTGGCAATACAAATCGTACTTAAAAGGCTAACTTCAGCTGAGGTTGATCGCATTATCGAAATGGCCTGGGAGGACAGGACACCTTTTGATGCGATCGAATTTCAATTCAATCTCAAAGAGAAAGAAGTTATTCATTTAATGAGGTCTAATTTAAAAACATCTTCTTTTAAAATGTGGAGAAAGAGGGTTACTGGAAGGAAACTTAAGCATGGCTTTCCTGACAAGAAGACAAGGTTCAAGTCAACCAATCAAAAGTGAAATTCAAATTGATAAAAAATTGTCCGATTTGCTTGAGAGATTTTCAATGGAGAAAAAAATGGGCTAAAGAGTGGGATAAAGTCATTTACTGTTCAGAAAGATGTAGAAGAAGGAAAAATCAAAATTAACCATGTTGAGTTTTTTCGCACTCAAAAAAGAATCCAGTTATTTTATAAAATTAACTTCTTAAATTTTTTTGAGAAGTAATAAATTTATTAATCGACTAAATTGAGAAAGATTTTCCTGATTTTTCCAAATCAATTATTCAAAATAAAAAAACAATTTAGTGACGTTAGTCATATTGCTCTGATCCAAGATAGCTTATTTTTTGGTTGTGATTCTCAATGGCAACAAAAGTTTCATTGTCAAAAAATAATTTTCCACAAAGCTACTATGGACTCTTACGAAGAAGATCTCAGATCTCAGGGGTTCAATGTAATTTATTTAAAACATCAAAGAGAAAGCAGAACAGAAGATAATCTCAATTATCTCTCAGAAAAAGGTTTTAATTATTTCATCACTTATGAAGCGTTTGATTGGTCGCTAGAAAAAAGAATTAAGGATTTCTCTTTGAAAAAGAATATAAAGTTGAAAATAAGAAAAAATGATATGTTTTTAACTTGTCAAGATATATCTGAAGAAATACTTAATCAAAAAAAAATTTATGGAATGCAGAAATTTTATAAGATTCAAAGAAAAAGCCTAAATATACTTATCGAAAAAGATGGTTCGCCAACAGGGGGGACATGGAGTTTTGACAAAATGAATAGAAAGAAGCTTCCAAATTCAATTGAAGTTCCTAGAATAACAACTATAAAAACAAGCAGATTACTAGATAAAGCTAAGAAAGAAGTTTCTATAAATTATAAAGATTATTACGGGAGCACAGAAAACTTTAATTATCCATTGTCTCATAAAGATGCTGAAGAATGGTTAGATAATTTTTTAATTGAAAGATTTAATTTATTTGGAGATTATGAAGATGCAATACATTCAAATCATAGGACACTTTGGCATAGTGTTCTTTCTCCATTAATTAATTCCGGATTACTTACTCCGAGACAAATAATAGATAAATCATGGGAGTTTTATCAATCAAACAATATTGGGATTAATTCCTATGAAGGATTTGTTAGACAAATTATTGGCTGGCGTGAATTTATCCTATTAATGTATAAACGAAATAGTTTAGAACTAAGAAATGGAAATTTCTGGGATTTTGAGGACAAACCAATACCCTTAAGTTTTTACACTGGTCAAACAGGAATAAGGCCTTTAGATGACTCAATAAAAAATATTTTAGAGACAGGGTATGCTCATCATATAGAAAGACTAATGATAGTTGGAAATTTAATGCTTCTATGCAGATTTCATCCAAATAAAGTATACAAATGGTTTATGGAATTATTTATAGATTCATATGATTGGGTTATGGTTCCAAATGTTTATGGAATGAGTCAATTTTCAGATGGAGGACTATTTACAACCAAACCATATATTTCTGGCTCTAATTATATTCGAAAAATGTCTAACTATAAATCTGAAGATTGGTGCTCAACTTGGGATAGTCTTTTTTGGACATTTATAGATGATTATAAAAATAAGTTCAAGGACCAATATCGTTTGTCAATGATTTTAAGGAATTTAGAAAAAATGGACCCTAATAAAAAAATGAACCACAGACGTAATGCTAATGAATTCTTGTCTAAACTAAATTAATAATTTAAACTGAGATATTTAGAACAAAAAAATTTCTATAAACTTTGTCTAGGTGTTGTTTTTACTCCAGAAGAGCACTCTCGAGAGGAAGTGAATTGAGTATAATAGTGATTTGATTAATTAGAGTGAAGCTGAAAATTGGTGATCAGATTCCTTCATTTTCTCTAAAAGATCAAAAGGGGAATATCAGAACATCAAATAATTTGAAAAAGTCTCTGGTTTTGTTTTTTTACCCGAAAGACGATACACCTGGTTGCACTGTCGAAGCTTGTGGCTTCCGAGACAAATATGATCTTTTCAAAATTCTAGGTGCTGAGGTATGGGGAATAAGTAATGGTAGTCCTCAAAGTCATCTAGGATTTGCAAATAAAAATAAACTTCAGTATCCATTACTTTGCGACCAAAACAATATTCTTAGAAATCAATTTGGAGTACCGAAAAAACTAGGATTCATAGAAGGAAGAGTAACTTACATAATAAATTCTGAAGGAGTAATAAAACATATTTTTGAAGACCTTCTAAATGGTCCAGCTCATATAAAAGAAGCTATAAAAGCATTAAAAAAACTTCAATAATAAATTTAATACTCTTGTGAATATTTTTGATGAGGCTAATGATTTATTAGATAATTTCATTTTCAATCACCTTAGTTCATACCATCAACTAAGAAATTACGATTATGGTATCGAAAACAGGACTAATGTCTCTCAAATTTCTAAATATACATCACATAGAATCCTTTACGAATTTGACATAATTGAAAAATTAAAAAAGTATGATAAGAAACAAAAGTACACTGATGAAATCCTTTGGAGGATCTATTGGAGGGGTTACCTTGAAAATTACAAATCCATATGGTATGAATATATAAATTTCAAAGAAAACTCAAAAAGTTCATACTTAATTAGTTCTGCTATTAATGGTAAGACAGGTATAGATTGCTTTGATAAATGGATAGAGGAGCTTAGAGAGAATAACTATTTGCATAATCACGCAAGGATGTGGTTCGCAAGTATATGGATTTTCACTCTAGGACTTCCATGGCAATTAGGAGCGAGGCTGTTCATGAAACATCTACTAGATGGGGATGCTGCATCGAACACCCTTAGCTGGAGATGGGTGGCTGGTATGCACACAAATAAGAAGCCTTACTTAGCATCTAAAGAAAACATCAATAAGTACACAGTTAATCGATTTAGAGATACTCCCATTAGCATTTCGAGCAAAATTAATATCATAAAAGATAGTCAACATCAATCAAATAAACTTCCAGTTCAAAGAAGTTTTCCTAATAGTAATATTCTAATAATATTTGATAATGATATGAATATCATGAACAGATATACGTTATTTAATTCATACTCAAAGGTTTATATATTGCATAATATAGCCACAAATAATGAATTTGATCTAAGTGAGACCGTGATTCAATTCAAACGAGGTTTAATTGATAAAATAAATAAGTTAATCCCAAACTCAGAAGTATTAAAATCAACTGACCTAGGAATTAATTTGTCTGGTCACAGTTTTATTGATGTTATCTACCCAGGAGTTGGGCATAATCTAGAT encodes the following:
- a CDS encoding TIGR03643 family protein, producing MAIQIVLKRLTSAEVDRIIEMAWEDRTPFDAIEFQFNLKEKEVIHLMRSNLKTSSFKMWRKRVTGRKLKHGFPDKKTRFKSTNQK
- a CDS encoding DUF2256 domain-containing protein → MKFKLIKNCPICLRDFQWRKKWAKEWDKVIYCSERCRRRKNQN
- a CDS encoding cryptochrome/photolyase family protein, giving the protein MRKIFLIFPNQLFKIKKQFSDVSHIALIQDSLFFGCDSQWQQKFHCQKIIFHKATMDSYEEDLRSQGFNVIYLKHQRESRTEDNLNYLSEKGFNYFITYEAFDWSLEKRIKDFSLKKNIKLKIRKNDMFLTCQDISEEILNQKKIYGMQKFYKIQRKSLNILIEKDGSPTGGTWSFDKMNRKKLPNSIEVPRITTIKTSRLLDKAKKEVSINYKDYYGSTENFNYPLSHKDAEEWLDNFLIERFNLFGDYEDAIHSNHRTLWHSVLSPLINSGLLTPRQIIDKSWEFYQSNNIGINSYEGFVRQIIGWREFILLMYKRNSLELRNGNFWDFEDKPIPLSFYTGQTGIRPLDDSIKNILETGYAHHIERLMIVGNLMLLCRFHPNKVYKWFMELFIDSYDWVMVPNVYGMSQFSDGGLFTTKPYISGSNYIRKMSNYKSEDWCSTWDSLFWTFIDDYKNKFKDQYRLSMILRNLEKMDPNKKMNHRRNANEFLSKLN
- a CDS encoding peroxiredoxin; the encoded protein is MKIGDQIPSFSLKDQKGNIRTSNNLKKSLVLFFYPKDDTPGCTVEACGFRDKYDLFKILGAEVWGISNGSPQSHLGFANKNKLQYPLLCDQNNILRNQFGVPKKLGFIEGRVTYIINSEGVIKHIFEDLLNGPAHIKEAIKALKKLQ
- a CDS encoding FAD-binding domain-containing protein, which translates into the protein MNIFDEANDLLDNFIFNHLSSYHQLRNYDYGIENRTNVSQISKYTSHRILYEFDIIEKLKKYDKKQKYTDEILWRIYWRGYLENYKSIWYEYINFKENSKSSYLISSAINGKTGIDCFDKWIEELRENNYLHNHARMWFASIWIFTLGLPWQLGARLFMKHLLDGDAASNTLSWRWVAGMHTNKKPYLASKENINKYTVNRFRDTPISISSKINIIKDSQHQSNKLPVQRSFPNSNILIIFDNDMNIMNRYTLFNSYSKVYILHNIATNNEFDLSETVIQFKRGLIDKINKLIPNSEVLKSTDLGINLSGHSFIDVIYPGVGHNLDLINKFANQNQIIFNYIYRKEDLKYWNYANSGFYKFKTSFNRINKI